The Candidatus Omnitrophota bacterium genome has a window encoding:
- a CDS encoding glycosyltransferase family 2 protein, with protein sequence MIIIFWISILMLFYTYIGYPIYVFVRAKRYKNAVLKDADFRPKVSVIMSAYNEGSYIEKKIKNLLESSYPKDDLETLVGSDGSTDATDQILSRMADKRVKVFCYKDRRGKPSVLNDLVLQATGEILVFCDVRQLFEKSAISELVSNFSDENIGCVSGELIFKSLAQDTEIAKGVGAYWDYEKFIRRCESAVHSMVGATGAIYAIRKALYLPVPSDIVLDDVYIPLNISRMGYRTILDQDAKAYDRPAMETSEEYRRKVRTLAGNYQIFSMFKDLLVPFLRPVSLALVSHKLFRVIAPFFMISVFVSNLFMAMEGSYILFLMAQIAFYALAIVGALTCRQKNKKFVIKIASTAYIFCFLNFTAIVGLYRFLSGKQKIAWERSEVRG encoded by the coding sequence ATGATAATAATTTTTTGGATATCGATTTTGATGCTTTTTTATACCTATATAGGGTATCCCATATATGTATTCGTCAGGGCAAAGCGCTATAAAAATGCTGTCTTAAAAGACGCCGATTTTAGGCCGAAGGTCTCTGTTATTATGTCCGCATATAATGAAGGATCGTATATAGAGAAGAAGATCAAAAACCTTCTGGAGTCCAGCTATCCTAAGGACGACTTAGAAACATTGGTCGGTTCAGACGGGTCGACAGACGCTACCGATCAGATACTTTCACGCATGGCAGACAAAAGAGTAAAGGTTTTTTGCTATAAAGATCGGCGTGGAAAGCCCAGCGTCCTGAATGACCTGGTCCTGCAGGCAACCGGCGAGATATTGGTATTCTGTGATGTGCGCCAATTATTTGAAAAAAGCGCCATATCGGAGCTGGTATCAAATTTTTCCGATGAGAATATCGGATGCGTAAGCGGCGAGCTCATTTTTAAAAGTCTTGCGCAGGACACAGAAATTGCAAAAGGCGTGGGTGCGTATTGGGATTATGAAAAGTTTATCAGAAGGTGTGAAAGCGCTGTCCATTCTATGGTGGGTGCCACAGGCGCTATATATGCTATAAGAAAAGCCCTGTATTTGCCTGTGCCTTCCGATATAGTTCTCGATGACGTGTATATACCGCTTAATATCTCCAGGATGGGGTATAGAACAATATTGGATCAGGACGCAAAGGCTTACGACAGGCCTGCCATGGAGACATCAGAAGAATATAGAAGGAAGGTGAGGACATTGGCCGGAAACTACCAGATATTTTCTATGTTCAAGGATCTATTGGTGCCATTTTTGAGACCGGTATCATTAGCGCTGGTATCACATAAATTATTCCGTGTTATTGCGCCATTTTTCATGATATCGGTTTTTGTGAGTAATCTGTTTATGGCGATGGAGGGCTCATATATTTTATTCTTGATGGCACAAATCGCGTTTTATGCACTGGCTATAGTGGGCGCCCTTACATGCCGGCAAAAAAATAAGAAGTTTGTCATCAAGATAGCATCGACAGCCTACATCTTCTGCTTTCTTAATTTTACGGCTATCGTAGGTCTTTACAGATTTTTATCCGGAAAACAGAAGATAGCATGGGAAAGGTCAGAAGTCCGTGGATAA
- a CDS encoding exosortase/archaeosortase family protein translates to MDNKLKVIIKFAACLVLSLIAYIPTIWWMIDRWSAKESYYSHGFLIPIISVFIMWQKRSVLGKIKISGNMLGLWIITLCLLIHVVCAALRIYFLSGFTLIMLIYGMVLFFFGLEMIRKLTFPILFLFAMVPLPLAIIGNLTVQLKLLATQLSVLTLNKIGFRCIQDGSFIRMPSSFIEVAAPCSGLRSIISLVTLGLLFAYVVKTSFLKKSILFLSSFPIAIATNVMRITMVSIVNDLYGGKVAMGVFHDFTGFLVFAAAFLGLFGIAQLIGAKQIEI, encoded by the coding sequence GTGGATAATAAATTAAAAGTTATAATTAAATTTGCGGCATGCTTAGTGTTGTCTTTGATAGCGTATATTCCTACTATTTGGTGGATGATAGATAGGTGGTCGGCAAAAGAGTCTTATTATTCACATGGATTTTTGATCCCCATAATATCTGTATTTATAATGTGGCAGAAAAGAAGCGTTTTAGGCAAAATAAAAATATCCGGGAATATGCTGGGTCTATGGATTATCACATTATGCCTATTAATCCATGTTGTATGCGCGGCTCTTCGGATATATTTTCTGTCGGGATTTACATTGATAATGCTGATTTATGGCATGGTTCTATTTTTCTTTGGCCTTGAGATGATCCGCAAGCTTACATTCCCGATACTTTTCCTGTTTGCGATGGTTCCGTTACCGCTTGCTATAATCGGCAATCTTACGGTCCAGCTCAAACTTCTGGCTACTCAATTATCGGTTCTCACTCTTAATAAAATAGGGTTTCGTTGTATACAGGATGGCAGTTTTATAAGAATGCCGTCTTCGTTCATTGAGGTTGCGGCGCCATGCAGCGGTCTTCGCTCAATAATATCGCTTGTTACGCTGGGGCTGCTTTTTGCTTATGTTGTAAAAACATCATTTCTTAAGAAGAGCATACTATTCTTATCGTCGTTTCCCATAGCTATAGCTACGAATGTAATGAGGATAACTATGGTTTCAATTGTTAATGATCTTTACGGGGGAAAGGTTGCTATGGGTGTTTTTCATGATTTTACAGGGTTTCTGGTATTTGCGGCAGCGTTTCTCGGGCTCTTCGGAATTGCTCAACTTATAGGAGCGAAACAAATTGAAATTTGA
- a CDS encoding EpsI family protein — translation MKFDKNTIGFVALIVMLLAASTISLGLFSREMIASDKLDVHAFPMAVGQWQGRELPITEKEYDILETRNLISREYTNPSGDKLYLLIIYSETNRSVFHPPEVCMMGGGLTITDKQVDKVGLDSKAFTTNKIFAQKGQFKEIILNSYKAGNLHTSNFYLQQTYLALHQIFGRNVPGATLRVSMAVGHSERAALATLKDFLSKSATILDKLSS, via the coding sequence TTGAAATTTGATAAAAATACGATTGGATTTGTAGCGTTGATAGTTATGTTACTGGCGGCGAGCACGATCTCTTTGGGATTATTCAGCAGAGAGATGATCGCAAGCGATAAGCTGGATGTGCATGCGTTTCCAATGGCGGTAGGGCAATGGCAGGGCAGGGAATTGCCTATCACGGAAAAAGAATATGATATACTGGAAACGCGAAATTTGATTTCGAGGGAATATACGAATCCTTCCGGAGATAAATTGTACCTGCTCATTATTTATTCCGAAACAAATAGGTCTGTGTTTCATCCTCCCGAGGTATGCATGATGGGGGGCGGGCTTACCATAACGGATAAACAGGTGGATAAAGTTGGGTTGGACAGCAAAGCATTCACGACAAATAAGATATTTGCCCAGAAGGGCCAGTTTAAAGAGATAATCCTTAACTCTTACAAGGCAGGCAATCTCCATACAAGCAATTTCTACCTCCAGCAAACGTATTTGGCACTTCACCAGATCTTCGGACGCAATGTTCCAGGCGCGACGCTTCGAGTTTCAATGGCTGTCGGACACAGCGAGCGCGCGGCATTAGCTACTCTCAAAGATTTCCTCAGTAAATCCGCCACCATACTTGATAAATTAAGCAGTTAA
- a CDS encoding sugar transferase produces the protein MAVRKIKSAAKYIVYFALPPLVLLYAINLCYAQSGHEARAIVPEPSTTALLATGFIGYMTRFARKHFREFKRIFDNVIAGMGIALAAPLILFTAVIIKVVSPGPIFYKQERVGWGGKTFYIYKLRTMRIDAEKNTGPMWAKEDDPRLIRFGKLIRKMHIDELPQLYNVLKGEMSIVGPRPERPVFVEKLSKEVIDYRKRIQIRPGITGLAQVWHRYDETIADVRKKVKYDLLYIREMCLMVDLRILLRTVIVAALGKGAR, from the coding sequence ATGGCTGTAAGAAAAATAAAATCCGCAGCAAAATACATAGTCTACTTTGCTTTGCCGCCCTTGGTGCTTCTTTACGCCATAAACCTCTGTTATGCGCAGAGTGGCCACGAGGCTCGAGCGATAGTGCCCGAACCAAGCACTACGGCTCTTCTTGCCACCGGATTTATCGGGTATATGACAAGATTCGCCAGAAAGCATTTCCGCGAATTCAAGAGGATATTCGATAATGTTATAGCAGGTATGGGAATAGCTTTGGCAGCGCCTTTAATCCTATTTACAGCCGTTATCATTAAGGTGGTATCACCAGGTCCGATATTCTATAAGCAAGAGAGGGTAGGGTGGGGTGGAAAGACGTTCTATATATATAAGTTAAGAACTATGCGCATAGACGCTGAAAAAAACACAGGTCCGATGTGGGCAAAAGAAGATGATCCGCGCCTGATAAGATTTGGCAAGCTTATCAGAAAGATGCATATAGATGAATTACCCCAATTATATAACGTGCTAAAAGGCGAAATGAGTATTGTCGGCCCAAGGCCCGAGAGGCCCGTGTTTGTTGAGAAACTAAGTAAAGAAGTTATCGATTATCGGAAGAGAATACAGATAAGGCCCGGCATAACCGGCCTTGCTCAAGTATGGCACAGATATGACGAAACCATTGCTGATGTAAGGAAGAAAGTCAAATACGATCTCCTGTATATAAGAGAGATGTGTTTGATGGTTGATCTAAGAATTCTTTTGCGTACCGTAATAGTTGCTGCGTTAGGGAAAGGGGCAAGATAG
- a CDS encoding PEP-CTERM sorting domain-containing protein, whose product MKKLIFAFVLMSIFAAQAYADTAGGPHLWLSTNSNQFNEGGIGYVGSTSGWNDESYVANNMPFTMYLYNTAPENKGTAYDIGLIVAVHGGDTDGSITIADAFGVEETFTYSDFTSTNPYPGGGHGVYDGGSDGIYAVLKPSNSIDLTYDNTGNENITSTASSWTKFVVKSSSFSEVHFDARSFGGSNGVFYNPASHDVNWPGDGDPTVPEPATLSLLGLGLAGLLRFRKRKV is encoded by the coding sequence ATGAAAAAACTAATATTTGCTTTTGTGTTAATGAGTATATTTGCTGCTCAAGCGTACGCAGACACTGCCGGCGGTCCGCATCTTTGGTTAAGCACAAATTCTAATCAATTTAATGAAGGCGGGATCGGTTATGTAGGATCAACATCCGGCTGGAATGACGAAAGCTATGTCGCAAATAATATGCCGTTTACGATGTATTTATATAATACGGCGCCAGAAAACAAAGGTACGGCTTATGATATAGGACTTATTGTGGCAGTTCATGGGGGTGATACCGATGGTAGCATTACGATAGCGGATGCATTTGGGGTGGAAGAAACGTTTACATATTCGGACTTTACGAGTACTAATCCATATCCAGGCGGAGGCCACGGCGTCTATGATGGCGGGAGCGATGGTATTTATGCAGTATTAAAGCCAAGCAATAGTATAGATCTTACTTATGATAATACTGGTAATGAGAATATAACGAGCACCGCTTCAAGTTGGACAAAATTTGTGGTAAAGAGTTCTTCTTTTTCAGAGGTCCACTTCGATGCCAGATCGTTTGGCGGAAGCAATGGTGTATTTTATAACCCTGCTTCACATGATGTAAATTGGCCTGGTGACGGAGATCCGACCGTTCCGGAGCCGGCAACGCTGTCGCTCTTGGGGTTGGGATTGGCGGGGTTATTGAGATTTAGAAAAAGAAAAGTATAA
- a CDS encoding PEP-CTERM sorting domain-containing protein → MKKVLLVVAAVIFLAAGNAYAIVPTIDGLMTSLTEWDGSQLFGGDSNEASISDSWDIKNIFMKVVAGDGWYFRMDTYGTPTFSGGPGSEGEEAAFKFFLDINNDDTSDYLIDLNNRNYTALGIVSVYTGEPAFTELGILGTSNGLSSIVEMYVPDSLLSTDVFFDNVALSPFGLRARLDGNGDEPDDRLPGSGYIKTPEPGSAMLLGMGLIGLVGRLFRKKAKA, encoded by the coding sequence ATGAAAAAAGTGTTATTAGTAGTAGCAGCTGTTATATTTCTAGCGGCAGGGAATGCATACGCAATCGTTCCCACGATCGATGGCTTAATGACAAGCTTGACAGAATGGGATGGATCGCAGTTATTTGGCGGTGATTCAAACGAAGCCAGTATTTCCGATAGCTGGGATATAAAGAACATATTCATGAAAGTAGTGGCGGGTGACGGCTGGTACTTCAGGATGGATACATATGGAACGCCGACATTTTCCGGTGGACCGGGCTCTGAGGGTGAGGAAGCTGCATTCAAATTTTTTCTCGATATCAACAATGACGATACTAGCGATTATCTGATAGATTTGAATAATAGGAACTACACTGCTCTAGGAATAGTATCCGTGTATACTGGAGAACCTGCATTCACAGAGTTAGGGATATTAGGCACCAGTAATGGTCTATCAAGTATAGTAGAGATGTATGTGCCCGATAGTCTACTCTCAACGGATGTATTTTTTGACAATGTTGCTCTGAGTCCGTTTGGTCTGCGCGCGCGTCTCGATGGCAATGGAGATGAGCCGGACGATAGGTTGCCGGGGAGCGGCTACATCAAAACGCCCGAACCGGGCAGCGCTATGCTTCTTGGTATGGGGTTAATAGGGCTGGTTGGAAGGTTGTTTCGTAAAAAGGCTAAGGCATAA
- a CDS encoding tetratricopeptide repeat protein has translation MKKIILILISILVAIFVILSVFGMGGEYEAEKLFYRAMKVNSKITINPDVAPPALLLVVENNLNKLITKYPKANITKTANIALLEFYIAHKNYNKGMSLAGSMIQTYKEDLFILSVAQFLKGVIYEKQNDWSRALTEFITLRDKYPNTQLGVQIPLYIAKYYDTKGEDSKAMEAYGQAQSFYENMEKEYEGKNMGYIASAMLIQTFVSSRNYEKAGASIEYAIDKYYSQMALVQLLPLVENIIVTKLKNSEKAVDIYNNILAKSKDEKLKKVLQKRIDELTGKGPVSVSKS, from the coding sequence ATGAAGAAAATTATATTGATTTTAATATCGATTCTTGTGGCAATATTCGTTATCCTATCGGTCTTTGGGATGGGCGGTGAATACGAGGCAGAAAAATTGTTTTATCGGGCAATGAAGGTTAACTCAAAGATTACGATTAATCCTGATGTAGCTCCACCCGCGCTTCTTTTGGTCGTAGAGAATAATCTTAATAAACTAATTACGAAATATCCAAAGGCCAATATAACAAAGACCGCTAACATAGCGCTTTTGGAATTCTATATAGCCCATAAAAACTATAACAAAGGCATGTCTTTGGCAGGCAGCATGATACAAACATATAAGGAAGATCTTTTCATCCTTAGCGTGGCTCAGTTCCTCAAGGGTGTTATATATGAGAAACAAAATGATTGGTCACGTGCCCTTACAGAGTTTATTACGCTGCGGGATAAATATCCGAATACTCAGCTCGGCGTGCAGATACCTCTTTATATCGCAAAATACTATGATACTAAGGGAGAGGACTCCAAGGCAATGGAAGCATATGGCCAGGCCCAGTCGTTCTACGAGAATATGGAGAAAGAATACGAAGGGAAGAATATGGGATATATAGCTTCCGCTATGTTAATTCAAACATTTGTGAGCTCAAGAAATTATGAGAAAGCAGGAGCGTCTATAGAATATGCAATTGATAAATATTATAGCCAGATGGCTTTGGTTCAACTATTGCCGCTTGTGGAAAATATAATTGTTACAAAGCTGAAGAACTCCGAGAAGGCAGTAGATATCTATAATAATATTTTAGCGAAGTCGAAAGACGAAAAATTAAAAAAAGTTTTACAAAAAAGAATAGATGAGTTGACTGGCAAGGGTCCGGTTAGTGTTTCAAAAAGTTAG
- a CDS encoding sigma-54 dependent transcriptional regulator codes for MSKPRILILSEDRLDQKSLYELIRHHGYEADIANSAEEAISSLEDKVFNVILADLAAAKNAESIRSIKSKSLSTEIVLLSSYENVHEEISGLVSDCLIRPIEDRKIINSIEKALQKLPQQKSKPSFIKKFLHPQNDNFYDLVGKDPSMKEIYSIIERISSTKATILLRGESGTGKRVIARAIHKADKKRRDKPFMEISCGALPREIIESELFGHTKGAFTGAINDRKGRFELAHGGTVLLDDIDSFSLDLQVKLLRVLQHKEFELVGDHKTIKVDVRFIVSTNQDLEKLVAEKKFREDLYYRLNVISILVPPLRKRKDDLPLLVDHLINLYSKENHKKIEGVSKETMDILMKYDWPGNVRELENIVERAVILDTDNIIDSNDLPGILVRNTVQAGIAESENAESLKDALREPEKVYILQVMKEVKWNKKKAAKKLGVNRTTLYNKLKKYNILSSLQ; via the coding sequence ATGAGTAAACCCCGCATTCTGATATTAAGCGAAGACAGACTTGACCAGAAGTCGCTTTATGAATTGATCCGCCACCATGGCTATGAGGCGGACATCGCCAACTCTGCCGAAGAAGCCATCTCTTCACTCGAAGATAAGGTTTTTAACGTTATACTTGCCGATCTGGCTGCCGCAAAGAATGCCGAATCTATAAGGTCCATCAAATCCAAATCTCTTTCTACGGAAATAGTATTATTATCATCTTATGAAAACGTGCACGAAGAAATAAGCGGCCTTGTTTCCGATTGCCTTATAAGGCCGATTGAAGACAGAAAGATCATTAATTCAATAGAAAAAGCACTGCAGAAATTGCCACAGCAGAAAAGCAAGCCATCTTTTATTAAAAAATTTCTTCATCCCCAAAACGATAATTTTTATGATCTGGTGGGCAAAGACCCATCCATGAAAGAAATATATTCTATAATAGAGCGCATATCCAGCACAAAAGCCACAATATTATTGCGCGGAGAGAGCGGCACCGGCAAAAGAGTGATCGCTCGCGCTATCCATAAGGCTGATAAGAAAAGGCGCGATAAGCCCTTTATGGAAATATCCTGCGGCGCGCTCCCAAGAGAGATCATAGAAAGCGAGTTATTTGGCCATACAAAAGGGGCGTTTACAGGCGCTATAAATGACCGTAAAGGCCGCTTTGAACTTGCCCATGGCGGAACAGTGCTTTTGGACGATATAGATTCTTTTTCGCTGGATCTTCAGGTAAAACTATTAAGAGTGTTGCAGCATAAAGAATTCGAGCTCGTCGGTGACCACAAAACAATAAAAGTCGATGTCCGCTTTATAGTCTCCACGAATCAGGATCTGGAAAAATTGGTTGCGGAGAAAAAGTTCAGAGAAGACTTGTATTATCGCCTGAATGTAATATCGATACTTGTTCCACCCTTAAGGAAGCGCAAAGACGACCTGCCGCTATTAGTAGACCATCTTATAAACCTTTATTCCAAAGAAAATCATAAGAAGATAGAAGGTGTTTCAAAAGAGACGATGGATATTCTGATGAAATATGATTGGCCGGGTAATGTCAGGGAACTTGAAAATATAGTGGAGCGCGCAGTCATACTCGATACAGATAATATTATTGATAGTAACGATCTGCCGGGCATCCTTGTCAGGAACACGGTTCAGGCAGGTATTGCCGAAAGCGAAAATGCCGAATCGCTGAAAGACGCATTAAGAGAGCCTGAAAAAGTATATATACTTCAGGTGATGAAAGAGGTGAAGTGGAACAAGAAGAAGGCAGCAAAAAAATTAGGCGTGAACAGGACGACCCTGTATAATAAATTAAAAAAATATAATATTTTATCATCCCTTCAATAA
- a CDS encoding PocR ligand-binding domain-containing protein, translated as MFYKDINLSDLVNLAEWQKIQDSFSEVLEVTLRTISLDGKLLSRISRPSRYCTEILPKFTNLNNICGDNASAGAAKKLSQIVQDGGNFKLPFGIDVSIIPIKAIGNKDVAYIMVGPLILKSRKAESEYAEEAKKAGIDPDTLMDVLIDINVFSYNKVHSMTSLIKDIFSHMAQTEYHKKRLGEIAPEVVELDPLFSKYYEEKILRAMLKTCSLVLNADSGSIMTVDKDTKTLHIKAASKLDSKIINSTSIKIGEGIAGIAVATAMPIILPKDKDKNGISDKMKRSGIKSSMIVPFNKGSDHDVYGVINLNITRKSAGFSEKDINLVKELVNMTSIALIPLYKKPSTQ; from the coding sequence ATGTTTTATAAAGATATCAACCTGTCGGATCTTGTAAATCTTGCCGAGTGGCAGAAAATACAGGATTCTTTTTCCGAAGTCCTCGAAGTTACATTAAGAACGATCTCTCTGGATGGCAAACTTCTCTCGCGTATAAGCCGTCCTTCCAGATACTGCACCGAAATACTCCCAAAATTTACAAATCTCAATAATATCTGCGGTGATAACGCATCTGCCGGTGCCGCAAAAAAACTTTCCCAGATAGTTCAAGACGGAGGGAATTTTAAACTGCCTTTTGGCATAGATGTGTCTATCATTCCCATTAAAGCGATCGGCAATAAAGACGTAGCTTATATTATGGTGGGCCCGCTTATACTTAAAAGCCGCAAGGCGGAGTCAGAATACGCGGAAGAAGCTAAAAAAGCGGGGATCGATCCCGATACATTGATGGATGTGCTCATAGATATAAATGTCTTTTCCTATAATAAAGTTCACTCTATGACAAGCCTGATAAAAGATATATTTTCACATATGGCACAAACGGAATATCATAAGAAGAGATTGGGGGAGATAGCTCCAGAGGTAGTAGAATTAGACCCTCTATTTTCAAAATATTATGAAGAGAAGATATTAAGAGCTATGCTTAAGACGTGTTCTTTAGTTCTTAACGCGGACTCTGGTTCTATAATGACAGTTGATAAGGACACCAAAACTTTGCATATAAAAGCCGCTTCAAAGCTTGATAGTAAGATAATCAATAGTACAAGCATAAAAATAGGGGAGGGGATAGCCGGAATTGCGGTGGCCACTGCCATGCCCATAATATTGCCTAAGGATAAGGATAAGAACGGTATTTCAGATAAGATGAAAAGAAGCGGTATAAAGTCCTCTATGATAGTGCCATTTAATAAAGGCAGCGACCACGACGTCTATGGTGTTATCAATCTTAATATTACGCGAAAGAGCGCAGGTTTTTCTGAAAAAGATATCAATTTAGTAAAAGAGCTGGTCAATATGACCAGCATCGCGTTAATTCCGCTGTATAAAAAACCTTCAACTCAGTAA
- a CDS encoding DUF4900 domain-containing protein yields the protein MKTREGFALIFALVIAMIILAIIIGLAAIASGDLSLAARATDGIRAYYLAEAGLAKKFVELRSGSTMGTGGTITLSSGNTGTFNVIVSQTGGGVFPTYVLTSTGTYKNSTKTLSLTVRAMSYSRYIYLTDTEIRSGSRIWFIGGDAIRGPMHTNGQLNIIDDPTFEGPVSSVSTSIHYYHGPPPLDNPDFRESLTLGAPNIRLPTSADILSSLSASAQQSNGLYLIGDSTVTLLSNGTMNVTNADKDWDNYNVPVPPSGALFVNNGDLNISGILSGQLTVGNQGTGKNIYITGNILYANDPRTNPSSTDIFGIVSGNNVVIDSAAPYNLEIDGYILALNKSFYLENYTSVVKGTLTLFGGITQDERGAVGTFNASTGQKVSGYTKDYNYDQRFEDSAPAFFPPARDSNNRIVYLKILWAET from the coding sequence ATGAAAACAAGAGAAGGATTTGCCCTTATATTCGCGCTGGTTATAGCAATGATAATTCTTGCTATAATAATAGGCCTGGCTGCTATAGCATCCGGAGATCTGTCCCTGGCAGCCAGAGCAACCGATGGTATACGCGCTTACTATCTTGCGGAGGCAGGCCTGGCTAAGAAATTTGTGGAGTTACGCTCAGGCAGCACAATGGGCACTGGCGGAACGATCACTCTTTCTTCCGGCAACACAGGAACATTTAATGTAATAGTGAGCCAAACCGGCGGCGGCGTCTTCCCTACCTATGTATTAACTTCCACCGGAACCTACAAGAATTCAACAAAAACACTATCGCTTACAGTCCGAGCGATGTCCTACTCCAGATACATTTATCTAACAGATACGGAAATACGCAGCGGATCCCGCATATGGTTTATAGGCGGCGATGCTATAAGAGGCCCTATGCATACCAACGGCCAATTAAATATAATAGATGACCCCACCTTTGAGGGGCCGGTCAGCAGTGTGAGCACTTCCATACATTACTATCATGGGCCGCCTCCATTGGATAATCCGGACTTCAGAGAATCGCTAACCCTGGGCGCGCCTAATATAAGACTGCCGACATCGGCGGACATCTTAAGCAGTTTAAGCGCTTCCGCGCAACAAAGCAACGGGTTATATCTAATAGGCGATTCAACCGTAACGCTTTTGTCAAACGGCACAATGAATGTAACAAATGCCGATAAAGATTGGGATAACTATAATGTGCCGGTGCCGCCAAGCGGGGCGCTTTTTGTCAACAATGGCGACTTAAACATTTCCGGTATATTGTCCGGCCAACTTACCGTAGGAAACCAGGGTACCGGTAAAAATATTTATATTACAGGCAATATTTTATATGCTAATGACCCCAGGACCAACCCGTCAAGCACCGACATATTCGGTATTGTTTCCGGAAACAACGTTGTTATTGATTCCGCCGCACCATATAATCTTGAGATAGACGGATATATACTCGCACTAAATAAATCGTTCTATCTGGAAAATTATACTTCGGTAGTTAAGGGCACGTTGACATTATTTGGCGGAATAACACAGGACGAAAGAGGCGCGGTAGGAACATTCAACGCGAGCACTGGCCAAAAGGTCAGCGGCTATACGAAAGATTATAATTACGATCAGAGATTTGAAGATTCCGCGCCCGCGTTTTTCCCTCCTGCCAGGGATTCGAACAATAGAATAGTATATCTAAAGATTTTGTGGGCAGAAACTTAA
- a CDS encoding DUF134 domain-containing protein — translation MSGRPKIHRIVSREPNTKQFSPRGTRGRPGYNQLKVEELEAIRLSDHMGLKQAEAAKCMGISQQTFSRILRNARKCLAEALVLGHIIKVNGGVFKIEKWT, via the coding sequence ATGTCCGGCAGGCCGAAAATACATAGGATCGTTAGCAGAGAACCCAATACGAAACAGTTTAGTCCGCGGGGGACAAGGGGCAGGCCGGGCTATAATCAATTAAAGGTTGAGGAACTTGAAGCAATAAGGTTGTCAGACCATATGGGCTTAAAACAGGCCGAGGCGGCCAAGTGCATGGGGATAAGCCAACAGACATTCTCAAGGATATTAAGAAACGCCAGGAAATGCCTGGCAGAAGCCCTGGTTTTGGGCCATATCATAAAGGTTAATGGGGGAGTCTTCAAAATTGAGAAATGGACCTAA
- a CDS encoding pseudouridine synthase — MNSRSKHHKKSLSKNIIRTISKSGFCSRKQALGLVMAGKVKINGKTVTDPGRIIRNSDKILVNEKPISRAKKRYILLHKPAGYVTTRKDELNRPTVYEFLNDVDGWMFPVGRLDLDSEGLLIFTNDTKFGNLLTDPHYEISRTYEVQIMGQIMDSEIKDILKMGLDIGRGEKTQPTGLRILSKNDDFTWVEISLRGGKNREIRRLFGALNRPVKRLIRTRFGPFELGSLKPGKWLELKEAPPRISKLIK, encoded by the coding sequence ATGAATAGCCGCAGTAAGCACCACAAAAAAAGCCTATCAAAGAATATAATCCGAACAATATCAAAGTCGGGTTTTTGCTCAAGAAAACAAGCGCTTGGGCTTGTAATGGCGGGGAAGGTAAAAATAAATGGAAAAACTGTCACCGACCCTGGCCGCATAATAAGAAATTCCGATAAAATACTGGTAAACGAAAAGCCTATTTCAAGAGCCAAAAAAAGGTATATTTTATTACATAAGCCTGCCGGCTATGTAACTACCCGCAAAGATGAGCTTAACAGGCCCACGGTTTATGAGTTTCTTAATGATGTGGATGGGTGGATGTTTCCGGTAGGCCGCCTGGACTTAGACTCTGAAGGCTTATTAATATTCACAAACGATACTAAATTCGGCAATCTGCTTACAGATCCGCATTATGAAATCAGCCGCACTTATGAGGTTCAAATAATGGGCCAGATTATGGACAGTGAAATCAAGGATATCCTAAAAATGGGCTTAGATATCGGCCGCGGTGAAAAAACACAGCCTACAGGCCTAAGGATACTATCTAAAAACGATGATTTCACTTGGGTTGAGATAAGCCTCAGGGGAGGTAAAAATCGTGAAATACGGCGCCTATTTGGGGCATTAAATAGGCCTGTAAAACGTCTTATAAGGACCCGGTTCGGACCATTTGAGCTTGGATCGCTAAAGCCAGGAAAGTGGTTAGAATTAAAAGAAGCTCCGCCAAGAATATCCAAACTTATCAAATAG